One segment of Pan paniscus chromosome 20, NHGRI_mPanPan1-v2.0_pri, whole genome shotgun sequence DNA contains the following:
- the PPP6R1 gene encoding serine/threonine-protein phosphatase 6 regulatory subunit 1 isoform X2: MGILINRKTDQLVSFLRKKDDFVDLLLQHIGTSAIMDLLLRLLTCVERPQLRQDVVNWLNEEKIVQRLIEQIHPSKDENQHSNASQSLCDIIRLSREQMIQVQDSPEPDQLLATLEKQETIEQLLSNMFEGEQSQSVIVSGIQVLLTLLEPRRPRSESVTVSNFFSSVDGQLELLAQGAPESTVSSVGALHALRPRLSCFHQLLLEPPKLEPLQMTWGMLAPPLGNTRLHVVKLLASALSANDAALTHELLALDVPNTMLDLFFHYVFNNFLHAQVEGCVSTMLSLGPPPDSSPETPVQNPVVKHLLQQCRLVERILTSWEENDRVQSAGGPRKGYMGHLTRVAGALVQNTEKGPNAEQLRQLLKELPSEQQEQWEAFVSGPLAETNKKNMVDLVNTHHLHSSSDDEDDRLKEFNFPEEAVLQQAFMDFQMQRMTSAFIDHFGFNDEEFGEQEESVNAPFDKTANITFSLNADDENPNANLLEICYKDRIQQFDDDEEEEDEEEAQGSGESDGEDGAWQGSQLARGARLGQPPGVRSGGSTDSEDEEEEDEEEEEDEEGIGCAARGGANPLSYPSPGPQPPGPSWTATFDPVPTDAPTSPRVSGEEELHTGPPAPQGPLSVPQGLPTQSLASPPARDALQLRSQDPTPPSAPQEATEGSKVTEPSAPCQALVSIGDLQATFHGIRSAPSSSDSATRDPSTSVPASGAHQPPQTTEGEKSPEPLGLPQSQSAQALTPPPIPNGSAPEGPASPGSQ, from the exons ATGGGCATCCTCATCAACCGCAAGACAGACCAG CTCGTGTCCTTTCTTCGGAAGAAGGATGACTTCGTGGACCTGCTGCTGCAGCACATTGGCACCTCGGCCATCATGGACCTCCTGCTGCGCCTGCTCACCTGTGTGGAGCGGCCTCAGCTGAGGCAGGACGTTGTCAAT TGGCTCAACGAGGAGAAGATCGTCCAGCGGCTGATTGAGCAGATCCACCCGTCGAAGGATGAGAAT CAACATTCCAACGCATCCCAGTCCCTGTGTGACATCATCCGCCTGAGCCGGGAGCAGATGATCCAAGTCCAGGACAGCCCGGAGCCTGACCAACTGCTGGCCACCCTGGAGAA GCAGGAGACGATTGAGCAGCTCTTAAGCAACATGTTCGAGGGGGAGCAGAGCCAGTCTGTCATCGTCAGTGGGATCCAGGTGCTGCTGAccctgctggagcccaggaggccgag GTCCGAGTCCGTGACCGTGAGCAACTTCTTCAGCAGTGTGGATGGGCAGCTGGAGCTCCTGGCCCAGGGGGCCCCGGAAAGCACTGTGTCCAGTGTGGGCGCCTTGCACGCCCTACGCCCGCGGCTCAGCTGCTTCCACCAGCTCCTACTGGAGCCTCCCAAG CTGGAGCCGCTACAGATGACGTGGGGCATGCTGGCTCCGCCTCTGGGCAACACGCGGCTGCACGTGGTCAAGCTCCTGGCCAGTGCCCTGAGCGCCAATGATGCAGCCCTGACGCACGAGCTCCTGGCGCTGGACGTGCCCAACACCATGCTG GACCTCTTCTTCCATTATGTCTTCAACAACTTCCTGCATGCCCAAGTAGAGGGATGCGTGAGCACCATGCTGAGCTTGGGGCCACCTCCCGACAGCAGCCCTGAGACGCCCGTCCAAAACCCTGTTGTGAAACAT CTGCTGCAGCAGTGCCGCCTGGTGGAGCGGATCCTGACGTCCTGGGAGGAGAACGACCGTGTACA GTCTGCGGGAGGCCCTCGGAAAGGCTACATGGGCCACCTGACAAGAGTGGCCGGCGCCCTGGTGCAGAACACGGAGAAGGGGCCCAATGCAGAGCAGCTGCGGCAGCTGCTGAAGG AGCTGCCCAGCGAGCAGCAGGAGCAGTGGGAAGCCTTTGTATCGGGGCCCCTGGCGGAGACCAACAAGAAGAACATGGTGGACCTG gtGAACACCCACCACCTACACTCCTCCAGTGATGATGAGGACGACCGGCTCAAGGAGTTCAACTTCCCTGAGGAGGCTGTGCTGCAGCAG GCCTTCATGGACTTCCAGATGCAGCGCATGACCTCTGCCTTCATTGACCACTTCGGCTTCAATGATGAGGAGTttggggagcaggaggagagTGTGAA CGCACCTTTTGACAAGACAGCCAACATCACCTTCTCCCTCAATGCTGACGATGAGAAC CCCAACGCCAACCTACTTGAGATATGCTACAAGGACCGCATCCAGCAGTTTGATgatgatgaggaagaggaggacgaGGAAGAGGCCCAGGGCTCAGGGGAGTCTGATGGAGAAGATGGCGCCTGGCAGGGCAGCCAGCTGGCCAGGGGGGCCCGTCTGGGCCAGCCCCCTGGTGTCCG GAGTGGAGGCAGCACAGACAGTGAGGACGAAgaagaggaggacgaggaggaggaggaagacgaGGAGGGCATTGGCTGTGCAGCCCGTGGAGGGGCCAACCCCCTGTCCTaccccagccctggccctcaGCCTCCAG GCCCCAGCTGGACAGCCACCTTTGACCCAGTGCCTACAGATGCCCCGACCAGCCCCCGAGTCTCCGGGGAGGAAGAGCTGCACACTGGGCCTCCAGCCCCACAGGGGCCCCTCAGTGTGCCCCAGGGCCTCCCCACTCAGAGCCTGGCCAGCCCTCCTGCCCGTGATGCCCTGCAGCTCAG GTCTCAGGACCCCACACCCCCCTCAGCACCTCAGGAAGCCACAGAAGGCAGCAAAGTCACGGAGCCCTCAG CCCCTTGCCAGGCCTTGGTTAGCATCGGGGACCTTCAGGCCACCTTCCACGGGATCCGTTCTGCCCCCAGCTCCTCGGACAG TGCAACCAGAGACCCCTCTACCTCTGTCCCAGCCTCCGGGGCCCACCAGCCCCCCCAGACCACAGAAGGGGAGAAGAGCCCAGAGCCCTTGGGGCTTCCCCAAAGCCAGAG TGCCCAGGCCCTCACGCCTCCTCCGATACCCAATGGCTCTGCCCCGGAAGGGCCTGCATCCCCAGGCTCCCA ATAG
- the PPP6R1 gene encoding serine/threonine-protein phosphatase 6 regulatory subunit 1 isoform X1 has protein sequence MFWKFDLHTSSHLDTLLEREDLSLPELLDEEDVLQECKVVNRKLLDFLLQPPHLQAMVAWVTQEPPDSGEERLRYKYPSVACEILTSDVPQINDALGADESLLNRLYGFLQSTGSLNPLLASFFSKVMGILINRKTDQLVSFLRKKDDFVDLLLQHIGTSAIMDLLLRLLTCVERPQLRQDVVNWLNEEKIVQRLIEQIHPSKDENQHSNASQSLCDIIRLSREQMIQVQDSPEPDQLLATLEKQETIEQLLSNMFEGEQSQSVIVSGIQVLLTLLEPRRPRSESVTVSNFFSSVDGQLELLAQGAPESTVSSVGALHALRPRLSCFHQLLLEPPKLEPLQMTWGMLAPPLGNTRLHVVKLLASALSANDAALTHELLALDVPNTMLDLFFHYVFNNFLHAQVEGCVSTMLSLGPPPDSSPETPVQNPVVKHLLQQCRLVERILTSWEENDRVQSAGGPRKGYMGHLTRVAGALVQNTEKGPNAEQLRQLLKELPSEQQEQWEAFVSGPLAETNKKNMVDLVNTHHLHSSSDDEDDRLKEFNFPEEAVLQQAFMDFQMQRMTSAFIDHFGFNDEEFGEQEESVNAPFDKTANITFSLNADDENPNANLLEICYKDRIQQFDDDEEEEDEEEAQGSGESDGEDGAWQGSQLARGARLGQPPGVRSGGSTDSEDEEEEDEEEEEDEEGIGCAARGGANPLSYPSPGPQPPGPSWTATFDPVPTDAPTSPRVSGEEELHTGPPAPQGPLSVPQGLPTQSLASPPARDALQLRSQDPTPPSAPQEATEGSKVTEPSAPCQALVSIGDLQATFHGIRSAPSSSDSATRDPSTSVPASGAHQPPQTTEGEKSPEPLGLPQSQSAQALTPPPIPNGSAPEGPASPGSQ, from the exons ATGTTTTGGAAGTTTGACCTGCACACAAGCTCGCACCTGGACACGCTGCTGGAGCGGGAGGACCTGAGCCTGCCCGAGCTGCTGGACGAGGAAGACGTGCTGCAGGAGTGCAAGGTCGTCAACCGCAAGCTGCTGGACTTCCTGCTGCAGCCACCCCACCTGCAAGCAATGGTGGCCTGGGTCACCCAGGAGCCGCCAGATAGCGGTGAGGAGCGGCTGCGCTACAA GTACCCCAGTGTGGCCTGCGAGATTCTGACCTCAGACGTGCCCCAGATCAATGACGCCCTGGGTGCTGATGAGTCCCTTCTGAACCGGCTCTACGGCTTCCTGCAGAGCACCGGCAGCCTCAACCCACTGCTGGCCAGCTTCTTCAGCAAGGTCATGGGCATCCTCATCAACCGCAAGACAGACCAG CTCGTGTCCTTTCTTCGGAAGAAGGATGACTTCGTGGACCTGCTGCTGCAGCACATTGGCACCTCGGCCATCATGGACCTCCTGCTGCGCCTGCTCACCTGTGTGGAGCGGCCTCAGCTGAGGCAGGACGTTGTCAAT TGGCTCAACGAGGAGAAGATCGTCCAGCGGCTGATTGAGCAGATCCACCCGTCGAAGGATGAGAAT CAACATTCCAACGCATCCCAGTCCCTGTGTGACATCATCCGCCTGAGCCGGGAGCAGATGATCCAAGTCCAGGACAGCCCGGAGCCTGACCAACTGCTGGCCACCCTGGAGAA GCAGGAGACGATTGAGCAGCTCTTAAGCAACATGTTCGAGGGGGAGCAGAGCCAGTCTGTCATCGTCAGTGGGATCCAGGTGCTGCTGAccctgctggagcccaggaggccgag GTCCGAGTCCGTGACCGTGAGCAACTTCTTCAGCAGTGTGGATGGGCAGCTGGAGCTCCTGGCCCAGGGGGCCCCGGAAAGCACTGTGTCCAGTGTGGGCGCCTTGCACGCCCTACGCCCGCGGCTCAGCTGCTTCCACCAGCTCCTACTGGAGCCTCCCAAG CTGGAGCCGCTACAGATGACGTGGGGCATGCTGGCTCCGCCTCTGGGCAACACGCGGCTGCACGTGGTCAAGCTCCTGGCCAGTGCCCTGAGCGCCAATGATGCAGCCCTGACGCACGAGCTCCTGGCGCTGGACGTGCCCAACACCATGCTG GACCTCTTCTTCCATTATGTCTTCAACAACTTCCTGCATGCCCAAGTAGAGGGATGCGTGAGCACCATGCTGAGCTTGGGGCCACCTCCCGACAGCAGCCCTGAGACGCCCGTCCAAAACCCTGTTGTGAAACAT CTGCTGCAGCAGTGCCGCCTGGTGGAGCGGATCCTGACGTCCTGGGAGGAGAACGACCGTGTACA GTCTGCGGGAGGCCCTCGGAAAGGCTACATGGGCCACCTGACAAGAGTGGCCGGCGCCCTGGTGCAGAACACGGAGAAGGGGCCCAATGCAGAGCAGCTGCGGCAGCTGCTGAAGG AGCTGCCCAGCGAGCAGCAGGAGCAGTGGGAAGCCTTTGTATCGGGGCCCCTGGCGGAGACCAACAAGAAGAACATGGTGGACCTG gtGAACACCCACCACCTACACTCCTCCAGTGATGATGAGGACGACCGGCTCAAGGAGTTCAACTTCCCTGAGGAGGCTGTGCTGCAGCAG GCCTTCATGGACTTCCAGATGCAGCGCATGACCTCTGCCTTCATTGACCACTTCGGCTTCAATGATGAGGAGTttggggagcaggaggagagTGTGAA CGCACCTTTTGACAAGACAGCCAACATCACCTTCTCCCTCAATGCTGACGATGAGAAC CCCAACGCCAACCTACTTGAGATATGCTACAAGGACCGCATCCAGCAGTTTGATgatgatgaggaagaggaggacgaGGAAGAGGCCCAGGGCTCAGGGGAGTCTGATGGAGAAGATGGCGCCTGGCAGGGCAGCCAGCTGGCCAGGGGGGCCCGTCTGGGCCAGCCCCCTGGTGTCCG GAGTGGAGGCAGCACAGACAGTGAGGACGAAgaagaggaggacgaggaggaggaggaagacgaGGAGGGCATTGGCTGTGCAGCCCGTGGAGGGGCCAACCCCCTGTCCTaccccagccctggccctcaGCCTCCAG GCCCCAGCTGGACAGCCACCTTTGACCCAGTGCCTACAGATGCCCCGACCAGCCCCCGAGTCTCCGGGGAGGAAGAGCTGCACACTGGGCCTCCAGCCCCACAGGGGCCCCTCAGTGTGCCCCAGGGCCTCCCCACTCAGAGCCTGGCCAGCCCTCCTGCCCGTGATGCCCTGCAGCTCAG GTCTCAGGACCCCACACCCCCCTCAGCACCTCAGGAAGCCACAGAAGGCAGCAAAGTCACGGAGCCCTCAG CCCCTTGCCAGGCCTTGGTTAGCATCGGGGACCTTCAGGCCACCTTCCACGGGATCCGTTCTGCCCCCAGCTCCTCGGACAG TGCAACCAGAGACCCCTCTACCTCTGTCCCAGCCTCCGGGGCCCACCAGCCCCCCCAGACCACAGAAGGGGAGAAGAGCCCAGAGCCCTTGGGGCTTCCCCAAAGCCAGAG TGCCCAGGCCCTCACGCCTCCTCCGATACCCAATGGCTCTGCCCCGGAAGGGCCTGCATCCCCAGGCTCCCA ATAG
- the TMEM86B gene encoding lysoplasmalogenase TMEM86B yields MDAGKAGQTLKTHCSAQRPDVCRWLSPFILSCCVYFCLWIPEDQLSWFAALVKCLPVLCLAGFLWVMSPSGGYTQLLQGALVCSAVGDACLIWPAAFVPGMAAFATAHLLYVWAFGFSPLQPGLLLLIILASGPYLSLVLQHLEPDMVLPVAAYGLILMAMLWRGLAWGGSAGWGALLFTLSDGVLAWDTFAQPLPHARLVIMTTYYAAQLLITLSALRSPVPKTD; encoded by the exons ATGGACGCTGGCAAAGCGGGGCAGACCCTGAAGACTCACTGCTCAGCCCAG CGCCCAGATGTCTGCAGGTGGCTGAGCCCCTTCATCCTCTCCTGCTGCGTGTACTTCTGCCTCTGGATTCCCGAGGACCAGCTGTCCTGGTTCGCTGCCCTGGTCAAGTGCCTGCCCGTCCTCTGCCTGGCTGGGTTCCTGTGGGTCATGTCCCCAAGCGGGGGCTACACCCAGCTCCTCCAGGGAGCCCTTGTGTGCTCGGCTGTGGGGGACGCTTGCCTCATCTGGCCGGCAGCCTTCGTCCCTG GCATGGCCGCCTTTGCCACCGCCCACCTCCTCTACGTCTGGGCCTTCGGCTTCTCTCCCCTGCAGCCCGGCCTGCTGCTGCTCATCATCCTGGCCTCTGGCCCCTACCTCAGCCTTGTGCTCCAGCACCTCGAGCCAGATATGGTCCTTCCGGTGGCAGCCTATGGGCTGATCCTGATGGCCATGCTGTGGCGCGGCCTGGCCTGGGGCGGGAGTGCCGGCTGGGGCGCGCTGCTCTTCACGCTCTCTGATGGCGTGCTGGCCTGGGACACCTtcgcccagcccctgccccatgCCCGCCTGGTGATCATGACCACCTACTATGCTGCCCAGCTCCTCATCACACTGTCAGCCCTCAGGAGCCCGGTGCCCAAGACTGACTGA